One region of Nitrospinota bacterium genomic DNA includes:
- the rsmH gene encoding 16S rRNA (cytosine(1402)-N(4))-methyltransferase RsmH has translation MVETVLDFLAPRRGGRYVDGTVGDGGHAQALLEATAPDGRVLGIDRDPIMVARAARRLAPFGERIMLVHGDYRNLTPHLTEVGWVEVDGVLLDLGLSSYHLETAERGFSFAADAPLDMRYDPAITLAAREIVNTWAVKDLAALFREHGEGRDASRIARAIGQARTVQPLERTRELSDLIVSTKDVGAGGIHPATRVFQALRCAVNDELSDLGEALEAAADRLVAEGRLVVISFHSLEDRIVKGTLRDMERGCICPPVVPVCRCGRAPKVVRLTKKPRRPSDAEVEANPRSRSARLRACEKLAA, from the coding sequence ATGGTTGAGACGGTGCTGGACTTCCTGGCCCCCCGACGCGGCGGACGCTACGTCGATGGCACCGTCGGGGATGGTGGCCACGCTCAGGCCTTGTTGGAGGCCACAGCGCCCGACGGACGGGTGCTGGGGATAGATCGAGACCCTATCATGGTGGCGCGGGCCGCCCGTCGGCTCGCCCCCTTCGGAGAGCGCATAATGCTCGTCCACGGTGACTACCGCAATCTGACGCCTCACCTCACCGAGGTGGGCTGGGTTGAGGTCGACGGGGTTCTGCTCGACCTCGGGCTCTCGAGCTACCACCTCGAGACGGCCGAGCGAGGGTTCAGCTTCGCCGCCGATGCACCACTGGACATGAGGTACGATCCCGCGATAACGCTCGCGGCGCGGGAAATCGTCAACACGTGGGCCGTCAAGGATCTGGCGGCCCTATTCCGCGAGCACGGTGAGGGACGAGATGCTTCCCGGATCGCCCGGGCCATAGGGCAGGCGCGAACGGTACAACCCTTGGAGCGAACGAGGGAGCTATCGGATCTCATCGTTTCGACGAAAGACGTGGGGGCGGGGGGCATTCACCCCGCCACCCGCGTCTTTCAAGCTTTGCGGTGCGCGGTCAACGACGAACTTAGCGACCTGGGAGAAGCCCTTGAGGCCGCCGCCGACCGCCTCGTTGCTGAAGGCCGCCTCGTGGTCATCTCCTTCCATTCGCTGGAAGACCGCATCGTCAAGGGAACCTTACGAGACATGGAGCGGGGATGTATCTGCCCGCCGGTTGTTCCGGTCTGCCGGTGCGGGCGCGCCCCGAAGGTTGTGCGGCTGACCAAGAAGCCCCGACGTCCGTCGGATGCCGAGGTGGAGGCGAACCCCAGGTCCCGGAGCGCCCGGCTTCGAGCCTGCGAGAAACTTGCAGCATAG